A single Desulfomonilaceae bacterium DNA region contains:
- a CDS encoding glycosyltransferase, with protein sequence MKLISVVTPCFNKEENVEELYLRIKAVFEKLDGYDYEHIFADNASTGNTVKILSRLVSKIKYATFQLLDDEAVLKAAGY encoded by the coding sequence ATGAAGCTAATTAGTGTCGTTACCCCATGTTTCAATAAAGAAGAAAATGTTGAAGAGCTTTATCTTCGGATCAAGGCGGTCTTTGAGAAACTGGACGGTTACGATTACGAACACATTTTTGCTGACAATGCTTCTACCGGCAATACAGTCAAAATATTGTCACGTCTAGTCTCAAAAATAAAGTATGCCACATTTCAGCTACTTGACGACGAAGCGGTCCTAAAAGCGGCGGGATATTAA
- a CDS encoding type II toxin-antitoxin system RelE/ParE family toxin → MQNSGSKQYRVNINRHVSKEITRIPKAIASKILTKISRLQQNPFPSGCKKVSTLENGYRLRQGDYRILYVVDLSSSMITIVSISHRKKANRNISD, encoded by the coding sequence GTGCAGAATAGTGGATCAAAGCAATATCGTGTCAATATTAATCGACATGTCTCAAAAGAGATCACGCGGATTCCTAAGGCAATAGCCTCCAAAATACTGACCAAAATATCTAGGCTCCAACAAAATCCTTTCCCCAGTGGTTGCAAAAAGGTGTCAACTCTGGAAAATGGCTACAGATTGAGGCAGGGAGATTACAGAATCCTGTACGTAGTAGATTTGTCTTCGTCCATGATCACGATAGTCTCTATTTCTCACAGGAAAAAGGCCAATCGGAACATTTCCGACTAG
- a CDS encoding type II toxin-antitoxin system VapC family toxin, with the protein MTLSEEFARINSVFIDTAPIIYYLQGHPEFGPLAREVVIAIESGSLAAYSSVLTLTEVLIKPVAINDVTLAQKFVQFIKYAKHLTLIEISEGIAETAGNLRGRYSFLKTVDALQVAAALDVEADAFLTNDAKLKQIKELRVILLKDYLLS; encoded by the coding sequence GTGACTCTGTCCGAAGAATTTGCTCGTATAAATAGCGTCTTCATCGACACAGCCCCCATCATCTATTACCTACAGGGTCACCCTGAATTTGGCCCACTTGCCAGAGAAGTTGTGATTGCCATCGAATCAGGAAGTTTGGCAGCGTATTCATCGGTTCTAACTCTAACTGAAGTCTTGATAAAACCGGTAGCCATCAATGATGTGACGCTTGCGCAAAAATTCGTTCAATTCATCAAATACGCCAAGCATCTTACTCTTATCGAGATATCAGAAGGGATAGCAGAGACTGCCGGCAATTTGAGAGGCCGTTATTCTTTTCTTAAGACCGTTGACGCCTTACAAGTGGCTGCTGCCCTTGATGTGGAGGCGGACGCATTTCTCACCAATGATGCGAAGCTAAAGCAGATAAAAGAGTTGAGAGTCATCTTATTAAAAGACTATTTACTTTCCTAA
- a CDS encoding DUF5615 family PIN-like protein, producing MKLLLDTCVWGPASQRPRSEGHDVVWAGEWPEDPGDEEILERAYIEGRILVTLD from the coding sequence ATGAAGTTGCTTCTCGACACGTGCGTTTGGGGCCCCGCTTCACAGCGTCCTAGATCTGAAGGTCATGATGTAGTTTGGGCGGGTGAATGGCCCGAAGATCCTGGAGATGAAGAGATTCTGGAACGAGCCTATATTGAGGGTAGAATCCTCGTAACGCTGGATTAG
- a CDS encoding DUF433 domain-containing protein — protein MSDTESLNRITINPRIFGGKPIIRGRRLAVEHVLGMLAAGDTIESILEGYPWLEREDVLACLLYARRIVGHERVEPMFSDTGV, from the coding sequence ATGTCTGACACTGAATCCCTTAACAGAATAACAATTAACCCGAGAATATTCGGCGGAAAACCAATAATTCGAGGCCGAAGACTTGCTGTCGAACATGTTTTGGGTATGCTGGCCGCAGGGGACACAATTGAATCCATCCTTGAAGGATATCCATGGTTGGAGCGTGAAGACGTGCTGGCGTGCCTATTGTACGCCCGAAGGATCGTTGGGCATGAACGGGTTGAGCCCATGTTTTCGGACACTGGCGTATGA
- a CDS encoding type II toxin-antitoxin system HigB family toxin — protein MRIVSPDILPKFWQKHTDAEIALKVWLADTRKAQWKEPRDIERQFSNVRIIGANRAVFNVKGNNYRLVAVIQYKKGLVDIRFVGTHAKYDKIDPREV, from the coding sequence ATGAGGATTGTCTCTCCGGATATTCTTCCCAAGTTCTGGCAAAAGCATACTGACGCGGAAATAGCTTTGAAAGTTTGGTTGGCTGATACGAGGAAGGCTCAATGGAAAGAACCGCGAGATATTGAGAGGCAATTTAGCAACGTTAGAATAATTGGAGCCAACAGGGCCGTATTCAATGTCAAAGGAAACAACTACCGTTTAGTGGCTGTCATTCAATATAAAAAGGGATTGGTAGACATTCGATTCGTTGGGACTCACGCAAAATACGACAAAATAGACCCGCGAGAGGTCTAA
- the rfbG gene encoding CDP-glucose 4,6-dehydratase: MTPSFWHNKKVLITGHTGFKGSWISLWLQSLGADVTGYALAPPTDPSLFDIANIEDHICSIIGDIRDLPKLQSVIAEKKPEIVIHMAAQAIVRRSYHDPVETFSSNVMGTVNVLEAIRLTDSIKVALIVTSDKCYENREWLWPYRENEPLGGHDPYSSSKACAEIVTAAYRKSFFSATNKNDRQILLATARAGNVIGGGDWAADRLVPDIIRAFHKAEPVIIRNPAAMRPWQHVLDPLNGYLTLIEKLWEGNAEFADAWNFGPDYYDAKSVSWIANKMVDLWGNGASWKTDDSVQPHEAHSLTLDSTKARTLLKWTPKYGVAEALTKTVEWYKTFYDGSDGRTLKKMTLDQIEEYSINGRISHGRTVGS, translated from the coding sequence TTGACCCCATCCTTCTGGCACAACAAAAAAGTCCTCATAACCGGCCACACCGGCTTCAAAGGCAGTTGGATCTCGCTATGGTTACAATCTTTGGGAGCTGATGTAACCGGATATGCTCTCGCTCCACCGACAGACCCGAGCTTGTTTGATATAGCTAATATTGAAGATCATATTTGCTCTATAATTGGCGATATCAGGGATTTGCCAAAGCTGCAATCCGTAATAGCAGAGAAAAAACCTGAAATAGTTATCCACATGGCGGCTCAGGCTATTGTTAGAAGATCCTATCATGATCCTGTTGAGACTTTTTCCTCCAATGTTATGGGTACTGTCAATGTGCTCGAGGCGATAAGACTCACAGATAGCATAAAAGTGGCGTTAATCGTAACCAGTGACAAATGTTACGAAAACAGGGAATGGCTATGGCCGTACCGGGAAAACGAGCCCCTCGGGGGACATGATCCCTATTCCAGCAGCAAAGCCTGCGCAGAAATAGTGACCGCCGCATACAGGAAATCGTTCTTCAGCGCAACTAACAAGAACGACCGTCAAATATTGTTGGCCACAGCTCGCGCCGGCAATGTAATAGGTGGTGGCGACTGGGCTGCAGATAGGTTAGTTCCAGACATCATAAGGGCTTTTCACAAAGCCGAGCCGGTCATAATCCGGAATCCTGCCGCTATGCGTCCATGGCAGCATGTTCTTGATCCGCTCAACGGCTACCTGACGCTAATCGAAAAACTATGGGAGGGTAACGCTGAATTCGCCGATGCATGGAACTTCGGTCCTGACTATTACGACGCTAAATCTGTGTCTTGGATAGCCAACAAGATGGTCGATCTATGGGGTAATGGAGCTTCATGGAAAACGGATGACTCCGTTCAGCCTCATGAAGCGCACAGTTTGACCCTGGATTCCACAAAAGCACGCACTCTATTGAAATGGACGCCTAAATATGGAGTTGCTGAGGCGCTAACCAAAACCGTAGAATGGTACAAGACATTTTATGATGGTTCTGATGGGCGAACGTTAAAGAAAATGACGTTGGATCAGATTGAGGAATATTCAATTAACGGCCGAATTTCCCACGGTAGAACCGTGGGCTCATGA